In Bacillota bacterium, the following proteins share a genomic window:
- a CDS encoding HAMP domain-containing protein, with translation MRWANLKIGTKIGLSFSLILGLLLALSIFNFIGVSRVYRSGREVLNTGNLMNTLTLREIDHLLWSERLNELVDLGDPSEFDLELDPTRCRLGQWLNSEERRQVEELSPELAKTLQELSEHHVHMHGTAARIRDVLETAQAKQIFWNETKPALEELRARLTKTRTLLEEYRLAAADQMSHFTQQSRDRSIYLPVIALVLGVVFSAIIGRGITKPIGLLTATMAKAAAGDLTVSVDYQGQDEIGVMVDSFNRMLGALKEVVAASRKAVAETVSASQMVATANEELSASIDQIACSATEFADSSVRISQKIMNINQAAQETGELARTGSAKINSCLESIQSIEGASEETVTAMHQLREAAKEIVTVVNVISEIADQTNLLSLNAAIEAANAGEYGQGFAVVADQIRKLAVQTKASLEKVDDLVSNLHALMDVAANSTNLSREKVAQGAITVKESTESLNAIVARVAEIIDQVQTIAEMTQQQAATSQQIAAATQEQSALTQGLADSSHQLANIAQRLEEIISQLSV, from the coding sequence GGAACCTGATGAACACCCTCACCCTCAGGGAGATCGATCATCTGCTTTGGTCCGAGCGCCTGAACGAACTTGTGGACTTGGGGGATCCCAGTGAATTTGATCTGGAGCTAGATCCCACCCGCTGCCGCTTGGGTCAGTGGCTGAATAGCGAAGAGCGGCGGCAGGTGGAAGAGCTGTCCCCGGAACTGGCGAAAACCCTCCAAGAACTGTCGGAGCACCATGTCCACATGCATGGTACCGCCGCCCGGATCAGGGACGTCTTGGAGACTGCCCAGGCCAAGCAGATCTTTTGGAACGAGACGAAGCCTGCTTTGGAAGAATTAAGGGCGCGGCTTACGAAAACCCGGACCTTGCTTGAGGAATACCGGTTAGCAGCCGCAGACCAAATGAGCCACTTTACCCAGCAATCCCGGGACCGGAGTATCTATCTTCCGGTAATCGCTTTAGTACTAGGAGTGGTGTTCTCCGCCATCATTGGCCGGGGGATAACCAAACCCATTGGCCTACTTACCGCCACCATGGCCAAAGCAGCTGCCGGGGATCTTACCGTCTCCGTGGATTACCAGGGCCAGGATGAGATCGGTGTGATGGTAGACTCCTTCAATAGGATGTTGGGGGCACTTAAAGAGGTGGTGGCTGCTTCCCGAAAGGCGGTGGCGGAAACGGTCTCCGCCAGTCAGATGGTGGCCACTGCCAATGAGGAGCTCAGCGCATCGATTGACCAGATCGCGTGTAGCGCCACCGAGTTTGCCGATAGCTCCGTGCGGATCAGCCAAAAGATCATGAACATCAATCAGGCGGCCCAAGAGACCGGGGAATTGGCTCGTACCGGTTCGGCGAAGATTAATTCTTGCCTCGAATCCATCCAAAGCATCGAGGGCGCTTCCGAAGAGACTGTCACCGCGATGCACCAGCTACGGGAGGCGGCCAAAGAGATTGTCACCGTGGTTAACGTGATCAGTGAGATTGCGGACCAGACCAATCTGCTCTCACTGAATGCCGCCATTGAAGCGGCCAACGCGGGTGAATACGGACAGGGCTTTGCGGTGGTGGCGGATCAGATCCGCAAACTGGCGGTCCAGACCAAGGCGAGCCTGGAGAAGGTGGATGATCTGGTCAGCAATCTGCATGCCTTGATGGATGTGGCGGCAAACTCCACCAATCTCAGCCGGGAAAAGGTAGCCCAAGGGGCCATCACCGTCAAAGAGTCCACCGAATCCCTCAATGCCATCGTGGCCCGGGTGGCGGAGATTATTGACCAGGTGCAAACCATTGCGGAAATGACCCAGCAACAGGCGGCCACCAGCCAGCAGATCGCCGCGGCCACCCAGGAACAGTCGGCCCTGACCCAAGGATTAGCCGATTCTTCCCACCAGTTGGCCAACATTGCCCAGCGCCTGGAGGAGATTATCAGCCAGCTGTCGGTATAG